The genomic interval TGCCGGTTCTTTTTTTAAAGGTTAGGAAAGTAAAATGATCACCATCCTCCCAATAGACATATGTCACCCCTAAAGTGTCGACCATTAGCCCAATTTGTCAAAAAACCACATACATTAGTATCCGGTCCATTGTCATCATTTCCTTTTCGCCCACATATAGATATCTAGGAAAGTAAATCATCTTAAACATGGTGACATGAGAAGGCGTTGATGCGGCAGTAATCCGATACACAAGAAAGACGGCCAATTTATGATGGTTTTAACTGAGTGGTGCATATCCAGCGCAATGGTCCAGAGAAACAATCTTATGAAAAAATAAATCCCATCGCTTTATGCACCGCTCTCAACGGAGTGTCCCAACGTATATTATCAACAGGAGGTTTTCATATGAGTGAAAATTATTATGACCCAAACCCTTATCAGGCGTATCCATCCTTCTATTTTCCAACGGCGTCACCTGCTTATTATCCGGCTTATGACCCAAGACAATTTCCGCAATACGACAGCAGTATGAGCAGCAGGTACCGCAATATGAGCAGCAACAGTTCCCACAATATCAGCAGCAGATGCCGCAGTATCAACAGCAACAATTCCCGCAATACCAGCAGATGCCACAGTATCAACAAATGCAGCCGCCGGCACAGCAAACAATGCTCCCGTCAGAACAATCCTATATTGAAAACATTCTGCGGTTGAATGAGGGAAAAACAGCCACCGTTTATATGACATTTGAAAATAATGAACAATGGAATGCAAAAATCTTTAAAGGGATTGTCGAGGCGGCCGGAAGGGATCACATTATTCTCAGTGATCCAAAGACAGGGAAACGGTATTTATTACTGATGATTTATCTGGATTACATCACCTTTGACGAGGAACTTAATTATCAGTATCCATTTAACGGTGGACAAATAACTCAACAACCGACGCGCGAAGACACATAAGCCAGGTCGACATACCTACCGAGGAGTCCATACCGCGTTGGACTCCTCCTTTTCCTTTACACGATCATATACACCCGCAATCGACTAGGCGCCCGCATAAAACAGAGAAGCCGCGACAGCTTTACACTTGCAGTAAACGTGGTTATTTTCAAGAACGTTGTGTTAGTCGGCTCGGTAGTTCAATCCCCGCTCCCCCCTTTTATCTTACTTGATGAGCTTGAAGTGGGGGCCTTACCGCCAGTTGTTTGTGAAAATAAAAAGCGCCCGTCTCTAACTCGGGCGCTTGCTGATCAACAAGAGGGGATGTGGCTCATATGCAAAGTCCGTATGAAAAATACTTAAAGATGGAGCGCCTTACGCTTGGACTGGCTGTCGTGGTCGGTATTATTTCAATCATCCAAGGTAACCGATTCATTATCCTATGTAGCTTATATATACTTGGATATAGCATTTTTTGTGAAGGTGTCATTTATTTGAACACAAACTATAAGGATCTTGGTATCAAACAATTTATCAAAGCCGGTATGGTTGTGCTTCTGTCCACCATCCTGCTGTTCAAGCTATAAGTATTTCATAACGGCATAGCCAACGAGCACCCAGCCGATCAAAAAAGCGACACCACCAAGCGGGGTAATCATCGCGAATGTTTTCACACCGGTCACCGAATAGATATAGAGTGTGCCGGAGAAAAGAATGATTCCAATCAAAAACATCCAGCCAGCCCAAATCAGTCCACCATTCTGCCATTTGGCCAGCAGCAGTCCGACAGCCAACAATGCCATCGTATGAAACATCTGATAGTTCACAGCTTTTTCCCATGTGCCAAGTGCCTTTTCCGTAAGCTTACCTTCCAGGCCATGTGCCCCGAATGCCCCAAGCGCAACGGCCAGAAAGCCATTAATCGCTCCGAGTGCCAGAAATGCCTTCATATGTATGCTCCTCTCCGTCCCAGATGTATGTTAAAAGTCAAAAATAGAATCGCCATTTGCTCCGTCTTCTTCCAAAACTTTTCCCGTGGTCTCCCGTGGTGTGGGGGGAGTTGTTGTCCCGATCATCGCCTTCATTTCTTCAACAGTGAAATCACTTCCAGCTCCGGGTATGGATTCCTCCTCTAGCAGCAGTTCGCATAGCAGATGGATATTCGCAATATGTTTTTTCATAGCGCGTTCATCCCCGGTCAGCTGTTTTGCTTGTGCTAGTTCTTTCTGCATCTTCTGAATGATTGTATCATTTGTTACCGCCATGATTGCCACTCCTTTTACGTTACTACGTGTAACCAGTATAACATTGACGCTATCTGTTAACATATAAAAAGTCTTGGATATGCACCAAGACTTCCCCCAAGTTTTCCCCCTAAGTATTATACCTGTAGCCTCTTCTGTGATTCTTCTTTGTATTTCTCATAAACCCATCGCAGGAAGACAAGCTCTTTCTCTTGAAGTTTTCGGCCGAGCTGTTTTTCTGTGTCCTCCCGCACCTTCAGCAGATTATCCATAACGCTGCATCCCCCCTATAATGCTGTCACCGTTGCGGATCCTTTTACTCATTGTATCGTTAATGGTGCCAATAATCAATACGAAAGTGAAAATATACAAAATTAACTGATAACCGACACGTTTCAACATTTGGGTTCGAGCGATTTGTTATGCTTTTTCGTCAAGTTTCGCTTCGAGTTCGGCCATGCGGGATTCTAGCTTTTTAATGTCATCTTTTGTGACAAGCCCAAGATCCTTTGCAAGCTCCTGCATCTGCTCTTGACTTCTCGCATTCCATTCTTCCGTTTTTAATTCGCCTTTTTCCGTGAACTCATGCAGCATATTTTTGGCCTGGTCCTGTGTTAACTCCCCTTTATCTACTAAAGTCTGTAGCTTCTGTTCTAGCTTTTCCTTCCCGGTTACTGCTACCCCAAGTCCAAGAAGAAATCCCTTTTTAAAAAAGTCACTCATTTTTAAGTCTCCTTTTCCGAGTTTTGTTTAAGCTAATCATTTAAAATTTCCCTATTTATTAGTAAGTTAAACATAAACCATACAATAAAACAAAGAATTTCAAGAAACGGACACTATTATTCTACGATTCAAGGTGGACATTTATGCACTTTTAATATTTTTTCTCCCTATCTATGTCGAAAAAACAGATATGCATAATTATACTGGTCAGAAATAATCAAGTCCTTTATACTTAAAAGAAAGTCGCTTATTTAGGGGGAGCTTCATGGGGAAACGAACCTATCAACTAACAGATCATTTAAAATTCCTTATTCCATCGCTGCTAGGCATTTTCCTGTTCATGACCCCGGTCAGTACCGGTGATGGAATGACCATTCCGATTGCAGTCATGGCCGGCTGGGTGGAGTCACTGCTTAAGGATCAGCTTTCAGCTATTATGATGGTTATTATTATCGTTACAGCAATCTTGACCGTGCTCGCTAAAATAATAGGACCTGATGCCTTTAGGCGGACACCTTTTTTTCAGCAGCTATTTTATACAAGTAGCTTTTGGACCGTGACACGGGTGCTTGCGGCAGTATTTGCCGTAATGGTATTTTTCCGTATCGGGCCGGCTGCTATTTATAGCGATGCCACCGGACAAATGCTTCTGGGAGATTTATTGCACGTATTGTTTGCCGTTTTTTTATTTGCAGGACTGTTTTTGCCGTTATTAATGAATTACGGGCTGTTGGATTTATTTGGAACGTTGATGACCAAGATTATGCGACCATTATTCAAACTGCCCGGCCGTTCGTCCGTTGACTCGCTTGCCTCATGGGTTGGTGACGGGACAATTGGCGTATTAATGACGAGTAAGCAGTATGAGGATGGTTATTATACAAAGCGGGAAGCAGCCGTGATCGGTACGACTTTTTCCATCGTTTCCATTACATTCACATTAGTTGTTGTCAGTGAAGTAGGGCTCGGTGACATGTTCATCCCGTTTTATCTGACAGTAATCGCAGCCGGATTTATCGCGGCACTAATAATGCCACGAATTCCTCCACTGTCCCGGAAAGCAGACACATACATCACCGAAACGTCTGGTGGCATTAAGGAAGAAATTCCTGCAGGCTATAACAGTCTGACCTATGGCTATAAGAAGGCATTAGATAGAGCAAAAGGGGAAACAAGTATTTATAAACTCTTTAAAGAAGGCGCCCAAAATGTTCTGGACATGTGGATGGGAGTTGCGCCGATTGTTATGGCATTCGGCCTTGTTGCCTTAATCTTTGCAGAGCATACGCCCCTTTTTAGCTGGCTTGGCCTGCCGTTCATCCCACTTTTGGAACTGATGCAAGTTCCATTTGCTCAGGAAGCATCCGAAACAATCCTGATTGGGTTTGCCGATATGTTTTTACCAGCCATTATTGGATCTACCATTGAGGCGGAAATAACAAGATTTATCATCGCAGCACTATCGGTCACACAGCTAATTTATTTATCGGAAGTCGGAGGACTGCTGCTCGGTTCCAAAGTACCTGTTTCTTTTAAAGATCTGGCTATCATATTTTTGCAGCGGACGCTGATTACACTGCCAATCATCACGCTGTTCGCACATTTCATATTTTAAAAGAAGATACATTAGGCGGGCATCATCACGCCAAACAAAACACCCGGATTGATTAAACCACCGGGTGTTTTTGTTGTTTTATCTGGCTTTAACGGGGATAAATAGCCCGGCCCGGGGAGGAAAGTCGCGCGGCACAGGGCAAAACTCGCACTTTACGGTAGTGGGCGAAAGTGAAGGTTGGTTTCCTTTACTATTTTTTCAGTTGCCAGTGCTGTGTTTTTGGGAATTTCTTTGTCCGGTAATTCCTCTTTTTCTGCCCGTTGAACCAACTCTTTGTCATAACCAAGCGATTCCGCCATTCGTCGCATAAACGAATAAAAACTTGCCCTTTGATTAGGCCCGGCATGATAAACACCTGTCAATTCGTTCATTGCAAATGCCTTCACCGCAGCAGCCAGGTCGTCCACATGCACAAACGTTCGAATTAAGTCATCGCGATAAGCGGTCGTCTCCCCTTGGCGTAGTGATGTGAGCAATTGATTGGTACGTTCATCTCGCTTGCCGAGGCTATTTTTTCCGTAAATTGGGCCAGCCCGTAAAATCACGCAATTTATCAGATCATTTCTAATAAAACGCTCAGCCTTCACTTTTGCATTGGCATAGGTGCTTAACACATGTTCGTCGGGAAGTTTTGTAATCACACTATCCTCTGTATATGGACCATACCCATCTGCAAATACAAAGTCCGTTGAGATATACACCAGTTTTGTTTCTGGTGATAAATGATTGATTAGATGCAGCAGCCCCTCGTTGATTAACTCGTCTTCATAAGGGCCACTCATAACAGACCAGACAACAGCATCCGGCTGAATTTGTTTAAAAAATGCTGAAAATGATTCTGGCTCGTTTACATCAAGTTTATACAGATCATCGAACATGCCCGGATCGTCCAGATAGGTACCTATCACCTCCGTCTGTGGGTCGTTTTTCAACAATTGATAGATTGCCGAACCTGCATAGCCACTTGCGCCAAATACAATTATCTTCATTGCTTTCACCTTTCCTTTCCCAGATTGATAGTTTTACTGACCGGTCCACTTGTTCAGAAATGCAGCATGTGATCTGCTCAATCCTCCTATGCGCTCTTACTTGGCCGATTTTGTCTGTAACCGTTGCCCCGTTTCAGCATTGCTATTTTTCCTTCTACCAATGGCTGCCAAACACCCAGAACCGGCTTACTTGCGAGTATAAACACAATGCCAGCAGCAACCATGGCTAGCCCGAGAACGTCCATAACGTGATGAACGGCAAACAGATCTGCTTTTCGGAATAGCTGGATAAAAAATCCATGCAATAAATAAACATATAACGTGCGCCTGCCTAAATAAGTGAGCCGGCCGTGTCTGGATGGAACCCATGCCAGCACACTAGCAGCCATCAATCCGGACGTGACATAAACTAGTAATCTTGCAAATATTCCTAAATCAGGCATACCCAAATCATTATATGACTTGGAAGCAAGCAGCCAACCCGAATTGAAATCAGGCGCCAAATAAATGGCCGCTCCAATGACGGACATGACAACAAGTGCAGCAATTCGCACCCGCAGTCGCCTCAACCATCCCAATTGCTCGTTCGTCATCCAGTAGCCAAGAAGGAAAAATGGAAAAAACACAAACGTCCTTGACAAGCTAAACGTATGCCCAATTTCACCGAATAAGCCGACAATCAGACCAACGCCGACCGAAATAGCGATCCCCATCCCGGCAGGCACCCTTTTAAATAAAATCAACAGCATATGCCAGCTGAACAAACTAAACAAAAACCATAACGACCAATGCGGATAAAACATACCCGCCTGCCAGCTTCCCTTCCCAATTAAAAAGAAATAACCTGTATAAACCATTTGAAATATAACGTACGGGAGCAGCAGCTTTTTCATCAAGCCCGTAATATAAGTTATGTTCCCTGAACCTTTAGCAAAAAAACCTGACAGAAAAATAAATGCCGGCATATGAAACGTGTAAATCCATAAATACAATGTGTTCATTCCTGTCGACGCTGCTGTAAATGGCTGAATAACGTGACCAAACACAACCAAATAAACAAGCAGCAATTTCGCATTATCTACATAAGCATTCCGTTTCATTCCCCACACCCTTTGCGCTTTAATCATGCTGTTCAAACCATATATACCCGTTTTACTACAGCATTACGACAGGTGGACACCGCTTTTTGATGATTGTTAATGGAATGTAAGTGGAATGTAACCATCGGAAAAATTTTGTAAACTTGTAGGGACTCGTGAAACCCGGCTGGAGGTCGCGCGCATTGGGGCGAAACTCGCGCGATAACGGGAAAAGTCGCGCGGCACAGGCACAAACTCGCGCGAAAACCAGAAAAGTCGCGCGACCCGAGCCCAAACTCGCGCGATAATCTAATCGGTCTTCCTATCCCACGTTTATTTGGCGACTTTTTTCTTTGGGGCTGTTTTTTTGGCGGTCTTCCGTTTTGGTTTTGTCTTTTTATCGTCCTGGGCTCGGTCAAGCGACTTTTGCAAGGCGTCCATCAGATTGGTAACATTGTCGGGTTTTGGTTTTTCCTGAGCGGTTGTAACCTCGTCTTGATCTTTCTTTTCTTCAATCAGCTCCAGCAGCGCCGTGCGATATTCATCTTTGTATTTTTCCGGATCAAATGTTGCAGACAGTTGGTCAATCAGCATCTTTGCCGTATCCAATTCTTTTTCATCTGCATTATCTGCTTCCGGCACATTCGGGACATCCTTTACATCGCGGACTTCATCCGGATAATGAATCGTTTCGGCGACAAGAGTATTTTCATAAATGCGGATAACAGCCAATTGTTCTTTAGAGCGGATCATCATTTTGGCAACGCCGATTTTTCCGGTATCCTTCAATGCCGAGCGAAGAAGTCCATACGATTTTGCCCCGCCTTCATCTGGTGATAAGTAATAGCTTTTTTCAAAATAAATCGGGTCTATTTCGTCCAATTCGACAAAGTCCATGATTTCTACTGCTTTATCTTTTTGCTCCTTTTTGAGGTTCTCCAGCTCCTCATCGTCAAGCACAACAAATTTATTCTTGGCGTATTCGTATGCTTTCACAACCTCGTCATTTTCCACTTCCCGGTCACAGTTCGGGCAGACGCGCTCATATTTAATCGGTGTTTCGCATTCTTTATGGAGATTGCGCAATTTCACGTCTTTGTTTTCGGTTGCGGCGTGCATTTTCACCGGAATATTGACAAGTCCGAAGCTAATCGTTCCTTTCCACATCGTATGCATAGGGACTGCCTCCTTTTTTCAATTTTTACTGGCAGAAGTAAGTCACGTCCGTCCCACGTACCGGACGTGCTGAATGGAGCCGGCCAGCGACCTTTGTTCTATAGTTTGTGAATAAGGGAAAAATTTATCCTAATAAATCGCGCTGATTGGAGGCAACGTAACAGCAAGGAGTGTGGTTGGATGGATGTCATGAAGCCGATAGCCAGTAAAAAATTACCACTTGGCGACGACTGGGTGTATGAAACAAAATATGACGGGTTCCGTTGTCTGCTGCAATGGGAAAAAGATTCGGTTAAACTCATCAGTAGAAAACACACGGATTTGACAGCTAATTTTCCCGAAATCGTTGCAGCTTGCCTAACGCAGCAGCCATTGGTCGAGGAGCTTTTGCCGCTAACGATCGACGGGGAGCTCGTTGTCCTAAACAATGCGCACCAGGCCAATTTTTCCTTACTTCAACAACGCGGTCGGATGAAAAATAACGACCGGATTGCGCGAGCCTCATCCGAACGCCCGGTAAGTTTTATGGCATTTGATCTGCTTTTGGAGGCGGGCAATTCGCTGACGGGAGAATCCTTGGAACAACGGAAGCGGCGGTTAAAAAAGTTGTTTGGTGGTGCCAACCAGTTAGGTGATCTTATTTATCTTGTCCCATTTTTGACCGATGCAGATGCAGCGTGGAGGAAAATGGATCACTATAAAGGGGAAGGTCTTGTTGCGAAACGAAAAACAAGTGTCTATAAACACGCGAAAGACCACCATGACTGGTTTAAAATTAAAAACTGGCGGACGATTACAGCATTTTTAACCTTTTATCATACGAAAAATGATTACTTTACTGCTGGTGTTTTTCAAGACGGCCAGCCGGTTGAAATCGGGAAATGCAAGCATGGGCTGGATGAGTCGGAATTCGATGCGTTGCGGCAGTTGTTTGTCACCAATGGGACGAACGAACCGGACGGCTACCGTCTTCCGCCCGCAGTCTGCGCATCTATCCATACATTGGACTTGGTGTCGGGTGAAATACGCGAACCCTCCTTCCACCGGCTACTTCCGGATATGCATGCAACTGACTGTACAGCAGAAAAAATGACGTTGGATATGGCCATGCTGCCGGAGACCGTTGAGGCGACCAATACGGAGAAAGTTTTTTGGCCATCTGTAGGAATAACGAAGGGGGACTTACTCGCTTACATGCGGGAGGTCGCGCCATATATGCTGCCGTTTTTGCAGGACAAGCTGCTCACCATTATCCGCTGTCCGGACGGGGTAGAAGAGGAATCCTTTTTCCAGAAACACTTGCCGGATTATGCGCCGGATTTTGTCGAAGGTGTGCGTCGTGGCGACCGGGTGCACTTGACCTGTAACAATTTGGACGCACTTATCTGGTTTGCTAATCACGGAGCCATCGAATATCATATCCCGTTTCAAACAGCCAATCACACACAACCGGATGAGATTGTGTTTGACCTGGACCCGCCTGGACGGGAAGCATTCCATCTGGCGGTTAAAGCTGCGACATTGCTGAAGCAGCTGCTGGACAACCTTGACCTGATTTCATTTGTCAAAACATCCGGCGGAAAAGGGCTGCAAGTACACATTCCCATTCCAGCCGGAAGCATGACGTATACGGAAACAGGTATATTCACGCAAGCGATTGCTTGGACGCTTGAACAGGAGTATCCGGACGCCTTCACGACCGAGCGTTTGAAAGAAAAGCGCGCTGGCCGGTTGTATATCGACTACGTGCAGCACGCGAAAGACAAAACATTAATCGCACCCTATTCCCCTCGAAAATGGGATGACGCCACCGTTGCTACACCACTTTTCTGGGCGGAAGTCAATGACAGCCTCGCACCAGACATGTTCAGCATTGCTAATGTTATCGACCGCGTCCGAACAAACGGATGTCCGTTCAAAACCTACTTTACCGCCAAACAGCAGCAACCAATCGACAAAATCATCAACATGACCCGGGAGTAAAGACGTGAGAAAGACTCCCCCGGCCGCGCGACTTTTCCTGTTTTCGCGCGAATTTCGCACCGCGCCGCGAGCGTGTCACCCACTTTATTCAACAGTTGCCTGCACTTCTATTTCTACATTGCCTTTTACGGCGCGGGAGATCATGCAGCTTGATTCGGCTTTTTCGATAAGTTTTTGCAGTTTTGCATATTCCTTCTCACTCGCACCGTCCTGCAAGGCCACGTATGGTTTATGGATGATTTTTTTATACGTGAACACACCTTTCGTCACGTCTACTACTCCCTCCGAGTCAAGTGACATTTCCGCAAGCGGTAGTCCGGACCGTTCGATCATCGCTGCGAGTGTAATTACATAGCATGTGGCTGCCGCTCCCAATAACATTTCGTCCGGGTTGGTACCCACGCCCGGTCCGTCCATCTCCGGCGGTATCGAGATTTTCGTCTGCAAATTCCCGGCTGCAATTGATCCGGTACTGTTCCTACCGCCTGGCCAATTCGCTTGTAAATGAAAATGATGCTGTGCCATCTGATCACTCCTATCCAAATATATAACTCATGCCTGTACCAACAATAACACCAATGATTACAACGAGCCATGCCGGTGCTTTCCAAAAATGTAGCAGGCCGAACAGCGCTACAGCCAATGCAAAGTCTGCACCATCCGCAACGGAACTGGTAAAAACCGGGTCATACCACGCTGCCAGCAATATACCGACCACACTGGCGTTCACCCCGGTTAGGACGCCCTGAAAACCGGAACGTTGGCGCAGCTCGGACAAGAAAGGCAGTGCACCGATAAGCAGCAGAAAAGACGGGAAAAAGATGGCGAACGTCGCAATAATCGCACCGCCTATACCACTAATCATCGTGCCCAAGTAGCTGGAAAACGTGAACAGCGGCCCAGGAACCGCCTGTGCCATTCCGTAGCCTGCGAGAAATTCACTACCAGTAAGCATGCCATTCGGCACCACTTCCTGCTCCAAAAGCGGCAGGACGACATGGCCACCACCAAAGACAAGGGATCCTACTCGAAAAAAGATATCAGCGAGTGTGACATACAAGTTAGACACCGTTTGGGAAATCAATGGCAAGCCGATAAGTAAGCTTACCAGCACCGCCAATGATACCACGCCCTGTTTTTTGCTTATGGGCATAGAAAACGGCTGAACGCGCGGTATAGCTTGATTGGAAAATAGAAAAAATCCCAACATAGCCGCACCAATAATGACACCTAGCTGTACCAATGCTGACGGGAAAAGTAACATAACAACAGCCGCCGTCAGCGCAACGGCAATGCGTGGTGTATCAGGGGTCAGCTTTTTACCGAGGCCAATAACCGCATGGGCAACAACAGCCACTGCTACTATTTTCAAGCTGGCAATCCAGGCCGCGTCTCCCAGCGAAAAGTTTTGATAGAATAACGCAAACAATACAAGTGCGATCACAGAAGGAACGGTAAAGCCGAACCAGGATACAAGTCCTCCTAAAATACCACCACGCAGCATGCCAATCGATATTCCGACTTGACTGCTGGCTGGTCCAGGAAGAAACTGGCACAGTGCAATTATGTCCGCATATGTTTTATCATCTAGCCACTTTCGTTTATCAATGTATTCACCTTTAAAATAACCAAGATGGGCAACTGGACCACCGAACGAGGTTAACCCCAACTTGAGGGCAGCTCCAAGTATTTCTATAAGTGAATGTTGTTTTTGCATCTCTTTCCTCCTTGGTCTTTTTATCCTAACGTCAAGTTACCACATTTCCTTTAACATGACGATTACACCACAGCGCGAAAAAGATGATAGAAAATGATGACAAAATATTGAACAACAAGTGTCGAATTAGCAAAAATGGGCAGTCTAAGAATCCAGATAACTTGCACAACAACTAATCAATCATGCATAGTGGAAGTAGGGATTTGGGTATTGCGTTATAGTTGACGAAAAACAAATTTCATGTAATAGTTAGTATTGGATTATATAAATTATAATCTAGAAAAAACATTAGGTTCGAAACAAACCATTATACATTATTTCAAAATTAGGAGGAGATTAACTATGTCTTTAATTGGAAAAGAAATTCAACCATTCCAGGCATCCGCCTACAACCCAAGTAACGGAGAATTTATCGAAGTGACTGATGAAAATCTAAAAGGAAACTGGAGCATTGTTTGCTTTTACCCGGCAGACTTTTCATTCGTTTGTCCAACAGAACTGGAAGACCTTCAGAACCAATATGCTGATTTGAAAGAGCTTGGTGTTGAAGTGTATTCCGTTTCAACAGATAGTCATTTCGTCCATAAAGCATGGCACGATCACTCTGAGGCAATCAGCAAAATTGAATATACCATGATTGGCGACCCTTCCCAAACTATCTCTCGCAACTTTGATGTATTAGATGAAGAAATAGGTTTTGCGCAACGCGGAACGTTCATCATTGACCCGGACGGTGTTGTGCAAGCTGCTGAAATCAATGCAGACGGTATCGGCCGTGATGCTAGCACGCTTGTCAGCAAAGTGAAAGCAGCACAATATGTACGTAACAATCCAGGCGAAGTTTGCCCGGCAAAATGGGAAGAAGGTTCCAAAACATTGAAACCAAGCCTTGATCTTGTAGGCAAAA from Lentibacillus cibarius carries:
- the ahpC gene encoding alkyl hydroperoxide reductase subunit C, with product MSLIGKEIQPFQASAYNPSNGEFIEVTDENLKGNWSIVCFYPADFSFVCPTELEDLQNQYADLKELGVEVYSVSTDSHFVHKAWHDHSEAISKIEYTMIGDPSQTISRNFDVLDEEIGFAQRGTFIIDPDGVVQAAEINADGIGRDASTLVSKVKAAQYVRNNPGEVCPAKWEEGSKTLKPSLDLVGKI